Below is a genomic region from Jiangella gansuensis DSM 44835.
CTCACCGCCGCCGGGCGGGTCTTCCTCGACGAGTGCCGCCGGGCGTTGCTGCAGGTCGGCACCGCGGTGCAGAGCGCTCAGCGCGCCGAGCGCGGTGAGGCCGGGCTGCTGCGCATCGGCTACGTCGTCTCGGCGAGCTACGAGATCCTGCCGCCGATCCTGGTCGCCTTCCGCCGCCGGCACCCGGGCGTCGGACTGCAGCTCATGAGCCGCAGCGCGACGGAACAGGTCACGATGGTCCTCCACGAGGAGCTGTCGGTCGGCTTCGTCCGCGAGTTCCAGGACACCGACGAGCTCGACAGCGAACTGCTGGTCGACGAGCCGCTCGTCGCCGTGCTGCCCGCCGACCACGCCGCCGCGCACCGGTCCAAGGCGCGGCTCTCCTGGCTGGCCGAGGACTCCCTGCTGATGTTCGACCGCGACCGTGCCCCCGGCATGTACGACAAGGTGGTCTCCAGCTGCGTCGACGCCGGGTTCACGCCACGGATCGTCCAGCAGTCGTCGGACGTGCAGAGCGTGCTCGGGCTGGTGGCCGGCGGCATGGGCGTCACCGTCGTGCCGGCGTCGTTCCGGCACCTGTCCATCGACGGCCTGGTCTACCGGCCGCTCGCCGACGTCGGCACCCGCATCGGGCTGTACGCCGTCTGGCGCAAGGACGGCCGCACCAGCGTGCTCGACGGCTTCCTGGACGTCGCCCGCGAACACGCCGGCCGGGTCGGCCGGCGTGCGTCGACGTCACGATGACGGCGGTGTCGCTGCCGCCGCTGGGCTTCGGCGGCGCCTCGATCGGCAACCTCAGCACCGAGATCAGTGACGCCACGGCGGCGGCCACGGTCCGGGCCGCGTGGGACGCCGGCATCCGCTACTTCGACACCGCGCCGCACTACGGCCTTGGTCTCTCGGAACGCCGCCTGGGCGCGGCCCTGTCGTCGTACGACCGCGACTCCTACATCGTCTCCACCAAGGCGGGCAGGCTGCTGCGGCCGGTGCACGGCCCGGTAACCGGATCCGATCGCGGGTTCCGCGTCCCCGCCACGCACGAGCGCGTCTGGGACCTCAGCCGCGACGGCATCCGGCGCAGCCTCGACGAAAGCCTGGTGCGCCTGGGCATGGACCGCGTGGACATCCTGTACCTGCACGACCCGGAGGGGCGGCTGGACGTGGCGCTGTCGTCCGCACTGCCGGCGCTGGCGTCGCTGCGGGAGGAAGGCATGGTGCGCGCCGTCGGCGTCGGCTCGATGGACCTTCGCGCGCTGTCGGTGCTGGTCGACACCGGTGCCCTGGACGTCGTCATGGTGGCCGGGCAGTACTCGCTGCTGACGCAGCCCGCCGCCGAGTCGTTGCTGCCGTCGTGTGTTCGGCACGGCGTGCAGGTGGTGGCGGCGAGCGTGTTCGGCTCCGGCCTGCTGGCGTCGTCGGCACCCGATGAGAACGCGACGTACAGGTACGCGCCGGCGCCACCGGAGGTGGTGGCGCGGGCGCGGTCACTGGCCGAGCTGTGTTCGGCTCATGGCGTCGCCTTGCCGACGGTGGCCCTGCAGTACGTCCTGCGGCACCCGGCCATCCGGTGCGCGGTGGTCGGCATGCAGGAACCGTCCCAACCCGCGGCGAACATGGCCGCCCTGTCGACGCCGGTCCCTGCGCAGCTCTGGGCCGAGCTCGCGGCCGCACACCAGGCCCATTGACCGCTGCGGATCGTCAGCTCGCGACGAGGTCCATGCGGAGGAACTCGGTGATGCGCAGCAGCCTCGGCGGACGCGCCACCTCGTCGGAGAGGGCCCGGAACGCCTCGTCTCGGCCGACGATGCGCGGAGCGGCAAGCTCCACGTCGCGCCCGCCGACCCGGAGTCGCGCACGGTCGGCGGCCAGGACGTTGCGCACCCAGTCCGAGCGCGACCCGTACACCACGACGAACAGGTAACCGCCGTCGACCGGATGCGCATCGAGCGGCGTGCGGTACGTCGCGCCAGATCTGCGTCCGACGTGAGTGAGCACCGGCCACCGCCCGCCCGCGATCGCGCGGGGGTTGAACAACCGCTTGTTGACCTGTCCCCACCACGTTGGCATGGGCATTGGGAATCTCCTCTTCGCCGCGATGGTTGGACTTACGCCTGTAAGGCTGACTTACACCTGTAAGATTGTCAATCCGTCCGGACCCTGGAGTCGCCGTGCCACCATCGACCCCGCCGCAATCGCAGCGGCGTCCGCTCAGCACGGACCGCGTCATGGAGGCTGCCATCCGAGTCGCGGACCGCGGTGGCGTCGAGGCCATGACGATGCGGCGGGTGGCACAGGAACTGGGCGTCGAGGCGATGTCGCTCTACCACCACGTCCCGAACAAGGACGCGATCCTCGACGGCGTCGTCGACGCGGTCTTCGCGGCGATCGAGTTGCCCACCACCGAGCGCGACGACTGGCGCGACGCCATCCGTGGCCGCGCGTGCTCCGCGCGGACCGTCCTGTCGCGGCACAGCTGGGCGCTCGGCCTCATGGACTCCCGGCGCAACCCGGGCCCGGCGACACTACGCCACCACAACGCCGTCCTCGGCGTCCTCCGGGAGGCCGGCTTCACCCTGCCGATGGCCGCGCACGCCATCTCACTGATCGACAGCTACATCAGCGGCTTCGTCCTCCAGGAATCGAGCCTGCCGATGGCGAACCCGGACGACGTCGAGGACGTCGCCGGCGGCATCCTCGAGCACATGCCCGCGGACGAGTTGCCCTACCTCGCCGAAATGATCGCCGACCACGCCCTGCGGCCGGGCTACGACCACCGCAACGAGTTCAGCTACGGCCTCGAGCTGATCCTCGACACCCTCGAAGCCCGCCGAACGTCGCAGTGACCCGGTGATGGCGGGTGGTTTGGTGGGGCTATAGCGCCACCAAACCACCCGCCATCGAAGCCACGGCCGAACTAGGCTGCAGCGATGGCACGCGAAACCGACGTACCCGAGAGCATCGCCCAGTCTGTGGATCGGGCCCAGGCGAATGACTACGACAGTTTCGCCGAGGCGTACTCAGCGGAGAACGAGAACAGCCTCGTGAACGCGTACTACGAGCGGCCCGCGATGTTGGCCCTCGCCGGAGACGTGGCCGGCCGTCGGATTTTGGACGCCGGTTGCGGCTCGGGTGCCCTGTCGGCCGCGCTACGCGATCGCGGTGCGCTCGTCACCGGCATCGACGCCAGCGCCGGAATGCTGGCATTGGCGAGGCAGCGGCTCGGCGACGACGCAGCCCTGCACGTGGCCGACTTGAGCGACCCCTTGCCGTTCACCGATGGTGCGTTCGACGATGTGGTCGCAGCGCTGGTGCTGCACTACCTGGAAGACTGGGGGCCTACGCTCGCCGAGTTGCGGCGAGTGCTCACGCCCGGTGGCCGGCTGATCGCGTCGGTGGACCACCCTTTCGTGGCCTACTCGTTCCAGGATCCTCGGCCCGACTACTTTGCGACTACCAGCTATGGCTTCGACTGGTGGTTCAACGGACAGTTGGTCCCGATGAGGTTCTGGCGCAAGCCGTTGCACGCGATGACCGAAGCCTTCACCACCGCCGGTTTCCGCCTTTCGGTCATCAGCGAGCCGCAGCCAGAGCCGGACGCTCGTGAGCTGTTCCCCGACCAGTTCCATGACCTGTCGACCAAACCCTGCTTCCTGTTCTTCGTTGTCGAGGTGCCGCCGTCGGCTACCGGCTCGGACGACTAGCCCGCGGCGGATCACGAGCGGGGCCAGAGTCGGGTCGAGGCTACTCGGCAACGGACAGCTCCCAGCGCCGATCCTGGCCTCCCAGCTGCGCCTTCGTATGAGGAGGCCGGAGCAGAGTAGGTCGATCCCAATCCAACGCAGGCACGTCACCGAACTGCGTCCCCCTCATCGCAGCCGTTCTTTGACCTCCACTCCGGTCGTCAAGGGCGTCAAGATCGTTCGCCGAGTTCACGTACGCACGGTCACGGTGGGTCGACGACGAGGCGAACCATCTTGACGTCGCTTCGCGATGGCGTAGGCGCCACCCTTGACCCGCTGTGCTCCGGCCAACGACCGGCAGCTATGAGGACGACGCCTCAGACACGAACCGCGTTCACACCTGGCGCCTTGGCGAGCTTAAGGTCGGCCGTTACGAGCGTGGCGCGCAGATGGCGTGCCAACGCGACGTAGAGACCGTCGTGGACGGTGACGGTGTTCCGCATCGTCCATGCATCTCGCAGTAGCGGTGTGATCCTGACGACGTTGAGCGGCCACTCAATGAGATCGTCGACGAGCTGGCCGGCGTCGGCGTCGGTGAGGTCGCCACGCAGGACGTCGCGGCGGATGACCTTGGTCACCTCGACGTGGAAGTGTTCGACGGTCCACTCTTCAACGCCGTCCCGATAGGTGCGTGCGGCCAGTGCCATGCCGGCGGGCGTGCGGTTGAGGATCTCGACGCCGGCGGAGGCGTCGAGGACGTAGCGCGGTGGCACTAGTCTTCGTCGCGGATCTCGGCGAGCACCTCAGCCGCGGGACGAGAACGCTCGACCGTGGGTCGCGTCGACCACCGCGCCCACCACTCGGCACGTTCACGGCGTGCGTCAGCCGGCGAGGCAGTGACCTCGATGGCTGGATCGCTGAACGCCGGAACAGTCATGGCTCCATAGTAGCGGACACCCACGGACGCGCCTTTTACCTGCATGTTTACTCCATCCGGTCGTGGAAGGGGCCGGCCCCAGCTCGATTCCATGAGGCCGCGAGCTAGGGCCGGCCTCCGTCACTGAGCAGTTCTCGGATGGCTCATAGTTCAGGTGTCGTCGCGGCCGATCCGCCGATGGATGCGCCCCACGGCCTCGGGGATCGCCTCCGCGACCTGTATGGCCTCGCCGGTGGCCATCTGCACCATCACCGGGGCACCTCGACGCGGCATCGCGGTGAGTTCCACCGTCGTCGCCTCGTCGCCGGGCCGGGCGATGTTGACCCCCAACGACCAACGACCCGCAGCAACCACCATTGACGCCAGGTACAGCCGGTGCGTCCAGTGCTCGCCGGCTTCCTCACACCACCGCACGCCGCAATCGGCAGGGTCCACGGTGCCGGTCACGACGCGTCCTCCGTCCCGGCCGCGTAGACCGCGCGCAGGTCGCCGATGGCGGTGTCCAGCTCGCGCATCGTCACCCCAGCCGCCGACAACGCCGCCGCCACGCGCTCCACCAACTCCCGGTGCGCTTCAGCGGTGAGCTGGTAGCCATCGGCCGGATCGAGCACGCCCGGCGAAACCAGCTCGAACCCACTCTCACGGCGGGCCAGCCGGTTCAACCGCTCCACAATCTGCGCGTCCGTCGCGCCCGGCAGGTACCGCTCACGCACCTGCGCCAGCAGCGCCGGCGTCCAGGCCGCGTTCTGCGCCACATCAGCCATCCGCACCAACTCCGCGGCGAGCTGACGGGCCTCCTTGGGGATCAGATCGAACCGGGCGTACATGGTGGTCTCGTACGGCTTGATTTCGACGTCGATGTGCGGGTTGCCGGCATCCAGGTGCGCGACCATCTCGCCCACCATCTCGTCGACGACCGGTGCGCGGGCGATGATCTCCCGAGCGTCGGGTTCGGGTAGCTTGACCACGGGTCTCCTCCTGCGGGTTCAGGTTGGGGATCAAGTCCCCGGCCCGGCGTTCGCGCACCGGCCGGGGGCGACTCATCGATGAGGTCGATCCCGCCAACAGGAGGGCCGCGCGCCCAACCTGTCGTCAGCAGGGCGACGGGACGGGAGTTGTCCCGCCCGCACAGCACACGATGGCTAGGCCGACGATGCGGCCAAGATGAAGATCGCCGTGCCCCCCGCGTGCCCCAAGGGCCGGCTAGAAGGGGGAAGTCACGGTCATTCGCGGCGACCAGCGGATGACGTTCGTGCTGGTCAGAGGGTGGACAGGGGCGGGTTCGATCCGCCGACCTTCCGCTTTTCAGGCGGACGCTCTTCCAACTGAGCTACCTGTCCTTGCGTTGGCGGCACGAGTTTAGCGGACGCCTGCGCTCGGGGCGAAATCGACCCACCGCCGCCATGATCATGGCCCCTTTCTGCCGCTCACCGGACTCACAGAGGGACATGATCATGGGGCAGCACGGCCACGGCCCCACTGCCGGCTCAGGGTTCGCGGCGGGAGCGCTGCTCGAGCTTGGCGAGGTAGGCGTTGTAGGCGGTGCGTTCGGCTTCGTCCTCGCCTTCGCGGCGGTCGAAGCGGCGGGCGTCGCGTTCGTCGGAGCGGTACCACTGGACGAACAGGGCGCCGATGACGATCAGGCCGGGCAGCTCGCCGAACCCCCAGGTGAGCTGGCCGCCGAGGATCTGGTCGTCGAGGGTGTCCGGCAGCCAGGTGATCTCTTCGCCGAGTTCGCGGTAGTAGTCGCCGGCGATGAGTCGGGACGACTCCATGAGCGCCAGCCCGAACACGGCGTGGAACACCATGCCCAGCAGCTGGATCACCACCCGGGCGGGGAACGGTGGCCGTTTGGGCAGGGGGTCGATGCCGATGAGCATCTCGAAGAAGAGGTAGCCCACCACCAGGAAGTGGACGCCCATGAGCATGTGGCCGGTGTGCCCGCGCATCGCCGACTCGAACAGGCCGGTGAAGTACACCGTGAACGAGCCGGACACGAAGAGCGCCAGCGCGACGAGCGGATGCGTAAGCACCCGGGCCACCGGGCTGTTCACCGCCGCCATGATGAGTTCGCGCGGCCCGGTGTCGCCGCGCCGGGCCGGTTTCAGTGCTCGCAGCGCCAGGGTGATGGGGCCGCCGAGGACCAGCAGGACGGGACTGACCATCATCAGGACCATGTGCTGGACCATGTGCACCGAGAACATCGTCATGCCGTAGGTCATCAGCCCGGACAGCCCGGCGAACGCCACCGTGGCAACGCCGGCCATCCAGGCGATCGTCCGCCCGACCGGCCAGCGGTCGCCGCGCCGGTGCAGGCGCCACACGCCGCCGGCGTACAGCAGGACGGCGGCGAGGCAGCCGAGCGCGAACAGCGCGTCCGGGTAGGTCTGCGTGAACAGCCGCCCGAAGCTGAACTCCGGCGGGATCGGGAACCCGATGAGCGACCGGACCGGCGTGATCACCTCGGGGATCTCCGGGGTGGGCGGTTCGGTGCGGCTCAGCGCGACCGCCAGCCCGATCGCGGCGGCCATGATGACGACCTCGCCGGCGGCCAGCCGCCGGAACGCCCCGGGCCGCCCGGCCTCGAGCGCCACCAGTGTCCGGCGACGATGCTGGAAGCCGAACCACCCGAGCGCCACCAGCGCGGTCGCCTTGCCGATGAGCATCAGGCCGTACGCCGACGAATAGACGTCGGAGAACGTCTGCACGCGCACCCATGCGTTCAGCACGCCGCTCGCGCCGACCATCACGAAGCAGCCGAGCGCGACGGCGGAGAAGGCGCGCGCCGCCCGGGGGAGTTCGCGCCCGCGTCTGCCGGCGTACCAGGCGACCGCGACCAGCCCACCCACCCACAGGGCCATCCCGATGAGGTGCACGAGCAGCGACACCCGCGCGGAGTGGTGGTAGTCGCCGGACGACGAGTGGCCGATGAGCCCGGACGGGATGATCGTGGCGACGCCGAGGCACAACAGCGCGACCGCGCCGCCGTGCCCGAGCGTCAGCCGAGCGGCCGGGATGATGGTGAGTGCCAGCACGACCGTGGCCGCGTAGGCCCGGCCCTGCTCGACGCTCGAGGTGTAGGAGACGAACGAGTCGCCGGCCAGGGCGTCCTGCAGCGGCCGTCCCACCAGGTCGGACAGGGTGAGCAGGTGCACGACGGCGGCGCCGAAGGCCAGCACGAGCGCCGACCACGACGCCGCGCGCAGGGCCAGCAGCGCCTCGCCGCCCAGTTCGCCCTTGCGCACCGGCAGGATGACCGCCAGACCCAGCAGCCCGACGGTGACCGCTCCGGCCCCGTCCATGATGGCTTTCCCGACGGGCAGCCCCCACCGGGTGAACTCGCCGGGGTCGCCGAGTCCGGGGATGGCGGCGGTGGTGCCGCCGCCGCCCACGAACAGTGCGACGGCCAACGTGACCAGGGCGACGGCGATCGCCGCAACGCCCCACTGGCGGGTGGGCGGCACGATGTCGGTGGCCGGGCTCGCAGTGTTCATCAGCTGCCAGTGTCCTCCGACGTTCCGCGCCGCCGGCCACCGCCCGCCAGGAAGGCGACGAGGGCGATGACGACCGCCGCGGCCACGATCACCAGCACGATGGCCGTCGTCCCCATGCCGTCGCCGTCATCGGAGGCGCCGGCCGGGGTGGTGTCCGGGGACGCCGACGGCGGCGGCTCGGCCTCCTCGGTGGTCGGCGCGGAGTCCGGTGTCTCCTCGTCGGCCGGCGCTCCACCGTCGGACGGCGTCTCGGCCGGTGCCCCGCCGGCTCCGGCCACCGTGAACGACACCGTGCCGGTGATGGGGTGACCGTCGGAGGAGACGATCCGGTAGGCGATGGTGTAGTCGCCGTCCGGTAGCTGGTCGACCGCCTGGCTGACCGTCGGCCCGACCACTGTCGGCTCACCTTGCTGGTGTTCGCCCTCCGCGGCGTCCAGGACGCTCACCTGGGCGAACTCGGTGGAGACGGGGTTGTTGAAGGTCAGCTCGACGACGGTGAGCGGCTCGCTGACCACCGCGCCTTCGGCGGGCGAACTGGAGACGAGGACGTCATGGGCGGCCGCGGGTGGGGCGGTCGCGACGGTGAGCGCGGCGGCGGGGACGACGGCGAGCGCCGCCATCCCCGCGATCGCCGCAGCGACCCTACGCATTGCGCCGCCGCAGGGCCGCGGCGCCGAGGCCCAGCCCGGCAGCGCCGACCACCACGCCGCCGATGCCCACGCCCCGCGCCAGGCCGTCCGTCGAACCGTCGCCGGACGACGCCGCGGCATCGTCCGCATCGTCGGAGCCGGACGACTCGTGCGACGAGTCGCTGACGGCGTGCGCGTCGCCGCCCTCCGGGGCCGCGACGACCGTCAGCACGGGAGCCGGCCGTTCCGGCTCCGCGCCGTCCTCGGCCGGCTCCTCCGCCCAGGCGACCACTTCGCCGTCGTCGTAGGTCTGGGTCGCCGGCAGGTAGTACGTGCCCGGGTCCGGCAGCGGGCCGACCGAGATGGCGAACTCGTCGAACTCGTCCGGGCCGATGCGCACGCCCGGCTCGGCGGTCCAGGTGACCGAGGTGACGGCCTCCTCGAGGACGCGGTCACCGACCTCGACCGGTTCCGGGAACTGGGTGCGGGTGACCTCGGCGGTCCAGCCCTGCCGGGGCTGGACCCGGACCGACGCGAACGGGGTGTCGGCGGGCAGGTCGAGACGGACCTGGGTGGTGCCGGCGGTGTCGGACTCGTTCGGTACCCGGACCGTGATCTTGGAGTAGGAACCGGCCGTGTCGATGTCCGGGCGGATGGTGACGTGAGCGGACGCGGTGGCCGTGAGCAGCAGCCCGGCGGCGATGGCGCCGGCAGCGGTCAGCGATGCGCGCGCGACGGCGCGCCGATGAATGATCATGATTGTCGTCCCTCGTCGTGGGGTCGGGGAGAGGTGGGCGCGCAGGGTGCGGCGCCCGTAACGCGACGTCAGCGAGTGCCCGCGGGCACCGGCGGACCTCTCCACGGCGTCGACCGGATCAGCTCCACGCTGCGCGGCGTGGCCGCATCCGCGACGCTGTCGACGACCACACGTGCCGGACTCGGCAACGGCGGCTGGGCCAGCAGGCGGCGGATTCTGGTCAGCAGCACCGTCGCCGACAGCGCCGCGAGTGACCACGCGACGTTCTCCGCGCCGGCCAGCAGGATCGTCAACGCACCCGCCGACACGATGTGGGCGAGTGCCATCGACGGGCCGGGTACCGCCGAGGTCATGTCCCCGTGGCCGCCCAACGTGAGCAGCACGTGCAGCAGCGGCTGGGTGAGCAGGAGCAGCGCCGCGATCTCGCCGGCGGAGCGCCGCCGGTCGGCCAACGCGACGCAGGCCACGCTCAGCAGCGCGGCCATGACCAGGAAGCCGGCCTGGACGGGTGCGGCCCCGCCGGCGGCGACGTGCGCGGCCGTCGGGACCAGGAGACAGGCCGCGGCCATGATGAGTCCGCGCGCCACACGCGCTCGTCCTCGCCCCAGCCCACGCACGTCGTCACTGTACCCAGCGGGTCAAGGGCAGCGAGCCGGCGGCACTGGTGGTACCCCCACCCCAGGCTCGGGAGGTCGCTCCATCGCTCGTCCACCCTGCTGATCCCTAGCGTTGCGGTAGGCCGAGAGGCGTGGCAGCAAGAGGGAGACGGACATGATGGGGCAGGACACGAACAGGGCGGCGGAAGCCCTGCGACTCGTCGGGGTCAGCAAGACCTACGGCACCGGTGAGAACCCGGTCCGGGCGCTGGACGGCGTGTCCGTCGGCCTGCCCGCTGGGACCTTCACCGCGATCATGGGGCCGTCCGGCTCCGGCAAGAGCACGTTCCTGCAGTGCT
It encodes:
- a CDS encoding nitroreductase family deazaflavin-dependent oxidoreductase; translation: MPMPTWWGQVNKRLFNPRAIAGGRWPVLTHVGRRSGATYRTPLDAHPVDGGYLFVVVYGSRSDWVRNVLAADRARLRVGGRDVELAAPRIVGRDEAFRALSDEVARPPRLLRITEFLRMDLVAS
- a CDS encoding cytochrome c oxidase assembly protein encodes the protein MNTASPATDIVPPTRQWGVAAIAVALVTLAVALFVGGGGTTAAIPGLGDPGEFTRWGLPVGKAIMDGAGAVTVGLLGLAVILPVRKGELGGEALLALRAASWSALVLAFGAAVVHLLTLSDLVGRPLQDALAGDSFVSYTSSVEQGRAYAATVVLALTIIPAARLTLGHGGAVALLCLGVATIIPSGLIGHSSSGDYHHSARVSLLVHLIGMALWVGGLVAVAWYAGRRGRELPRAARAFSAVALGCFVMVGASGVLNAWVRVQTFSDVYSSAYGLMLIGKATALVALGWFGFQHRRRTLVALEAGRPGAFRRLAAGEVVIMAAAIGLAVALSRTEPPTPEIPEVITPVRSLIGFPIPPEFSFGRLFTQTYPDALFALGCLAAVLLYAGGVWRLHRRGDRWPVGRTIAWMAGVATVAFAGLSGLMTYGMTMFSVHMVQHMVLMMVSPVLLVLGGPITLALRALKPARRGDTGPRELIMAAVNSPVARVLTHPLVALALFVSGSFTVYFTGLFESAMRGHTGHMLMGVHFLVVGYLFFEMLIGIDPLPKRPPFPARVVIQLLGMVFHAVFGLALMESSRLIAGDYYRELGEEITWLPDTLDDQILGGQLTWGFGELPGLIVIGALFVQWYRSDERDARRFDRREGEDEAERTAYNAYLAKLEQRSRREP
- a CDS encoding YcnI family protein: MIIHRRAVARASLTAAGAIAAGLLLTATASAHVTIRPDIDTAGSYSKITVRVPNESDTAGTTQVRLDLPADTPFASVRVQPRQGWTAEVTRTQFPEPVEVGDRVLEEAVTSVTWTAEPGVRIGPDEFDEFAISVGPLPDPGTYYLPATQTYDDGEVVAWAEEPAEDGAEPERPAPVLTVVAAPEGGDAHAVSDSSHESSGSDDADDAAASSGDGSTDGLARGVGIGGVVVGAAGLGLGAAALRRRNA
- a CDS encoding class I SAM-dependent methyltransferase, translating into MARETDVPESIAQSVDRAQANDYDSFAEAYSAENENSLVNAYYERPAMLALAGDVAGRRILDAGCGSGALSAALRDRGALVTGIDASAGMLALARQRLGDDAALHVADLSDPLPFTDGAFDDVVAALVLHYLEDWGPTLAELRRVLTPGGRLIASVDHPFVAYSFQDPRPDYFATTSYGFDWWFNGQLVPMRFWRKPLHAMTEAFTTAGFRLSVISEPQPEPDARELFPDQFHDLSTKPCFLFFVVEVPPSATGSDD
- a CDS encoding LysR substrate-binding domain-containing protein; this translates as MPDESWNGRVELRQLRYFVAVAEELHFGRAAARLQLAQPALSQSIIGLERAIGVQLLRRTTRTVELTAAGRVFLDECRRALLQVGTAVQSAQRAERGEAGLLRIGYVVSASYEILPPILVAFRRRHPGVGLQLMSRSATEQVTMVLHEELSVGFVREFQDTDELDSELLVDEPLVAVLPADHAAAHRSKARLSWLAEDSLLMFDRDRAPGMYDKVVSSCVDAGFTPRIVQQSSDVQSVLGLVAGGMGVTVVPASFRHLSIDGLVYRPLADVGTRIGLYAVWRKDGRTSVLDGFLDVAREHAGRVGRRASTSR
- a CDS encoding copper resistance CopC family protein, with protein sequence MRRVAAAIAGMAALAVVPAAALTVATAPPAAAHDVLVSSSPAEGAVVSEPLTVVELTFNNPVSTEFAQVSVLDAAEGEHQQGEPTVVGPTVSQAVDQLPDGDYTIAYRIVSSDGHPITGTVSFTVAGAGGAPAETPSDGGAPADEETPDSAPTTEEAEPPPSASPDTTPAGASDDGDGMGTTAIVLVIVAAAVVIALVAFLAGGGRRRGTSEDTGS
- a CDS encoding TetR/AcrR family transcriptional regulator, translated to MEAAIRVADRGGVEAMTMRRVAQELGVEAMSLYHHVPNKDAILDGVVDAVFAAIELPTTERDDWRDAIRGRACSARTVLSRHSWALGLMDSRRNPGPATLRHHNAVLGVLREAGFTLPMAAHAISLIDSYISGFVLQESSLPMANPDDVEDVAGGILEHMPADELPYLAEMIADHALRPGYDHRNEFSYGLELILDTLEARRTSQ
- a CDS encoding type II toxin-antitoxin system VapC family toxin, which produces MPPRYVLDASAGVEILNRTPAGMALAARTYRDGVEEWTVEHFHVEVTKVIRRDVLRGDLTDADAGQLVDDLIEWPLNVVRITPLLRDAWTMRNTVTVHDGLYVALARHLRATLVTADLKLAKAPGVNAVRV
- a CDS encoding aldo/keto reductase; the encoded protein is MTAVSLPPLGFGGASIGNLSTEISDATAAATVRAAWDAGIRYFDTAPHYGLGLSERRLGAALSSYDRDSYIVSTKAGRLLRPVHGPVTGSDRGFRVPATHERVWDLSRDGIRRSLDESLVRLGMDRVDILYLHDPEGRLDVALSSALPALASLREEGMVRAVGVGSMDLRALSVLVDTGALDVVMVAGQYSLLTQPAAESLLPSCVRHGVQVVAASVFGSGLLASSAPDENATYRYAPAPPEVVARARSLAELCSAHGVALPTVALQYVLRHPAIRCAVVGMQEPSQPAANMAALSTPVPAQLWAELAAAHQAH